The DNA segment GTCAACTCCAGGAAAACTAAGGTTAAATAAAAGGCATAAATGACCAACAAAAATTAAGATTTCCTCCCCAAGCAAGTCCTGTACACACTTTAGTCCACCATATAAATACTTATCCAGATTTTTACTTTGGCTCCTCCTTTAGGGACCAGCACTGAACCAGGCCCCTTTTCATAAGGTCAGGGGAGGGAGAGTTAAGCTCACCTGATCCCAGCCCTCTTCAGGTAGACTCTAGAGGTTCAACCAGGAGCCTCAAAGGAGGGAAGGTTTCTAGGATCAAGTCCCTAATTAGTTACACAAAGAGAAAACCATGAACAATTTGTGCATTTGGTGgtatttacttctttcttttaacAAACTGCCTTTTGGGAACAGAGTTGTCATAAGGGCAAATCAATCACTTCAGGAGGATTAGAATGAAGGGGGAGAGGCAAAGGGGAGGCAAACGGTTTAGCTCAAAGTCTGCCTTCTATGTTAACCCATTGTTTGGTCTCATACCAGAGCTACATGCTCTGTGTTGTaagaaatgagatcagaaacattaAGGAATTAGCAATTCAGCTTGCCACCAACATATTGTGATCCACTAGGCAGAAAATATGTTTTTtgcttgtatgtatgtatgtataaatagaCAGATGTAGATAcgagtaattttaaaattaatttttgttttctgaattcctTTTTGTCAGTCTGTGTTTCCCAAAGAACTTTTACCCTCCGGAGGTTTTagatcctaaatattcattgttcAAGCTGATGCTAAGTCCACAGAGATGGACCCCCATAGGCATTCTTTGGACAAAATAGGAGTGTCTGTGGTGATGAAACCAACCAGGTTAACCCATCTCTGAACAGGACAGCTTTCAAAGAAGTCAGAGAGTGAACCCACTGGTCTTGACCTACGTTGATCTTCATGTTTCCTGGGCTGTGGTAGGGACCTGGGCAAAGAGGTTGGCCTGCTTATGCTTAGCTGGTGGGAcgtctccccacctcctccctcacCCCATGGATAGGCCAGCCCAAGCTTTTGCCTAAGGGACTCAGccaccaccactatcaccaccgCACCAACCTGAGCTTTCCTAGGGTCTGGGAACATTCCCAGGAGAGACACCGGTGATGGGCTCTGATCGGAATGTACGGTTGGAGTTTGGCTCTGCTCAGGTCACAAACACTTTATTTCATATCCCAACCCAGATAGACACCCAGGCTCTGAGTTGTTCCCCCATTGTGAGCACCACTCGCCCGGGGCTGAGGCTCGGCACTGACCGGGTCGTAACTGCCAAGGGCCTGACAATGGGCACATCTGTCCTTTCTCTGAGGGATGAAAGCACCTAAGCGGACACGCTCTGCCTTTTGTTacggacttttttttctttcttttgtaaatgAAAGAAAGCCGGCATGTGGCAGCCGGGAATACGTCCCATTCTGGGGGCTTCCCCACGCGTCCCCAACCAGGCCCAAGGACCAGGTTCGATTCCGGATTGGAGCGCGATTGTGGAAAGCGAACAATTACTCCCGAAGCTGAATTGATTTTCAAATCTGGAGGTTTCTCGCAGGGACGCCGGGAAGAGTGCGTCCCTACGGGCCAAGCAGAGACCGGCGCGCCTGATCCACCCTGAGGGCGTCAGTCCTTCCGCAAGCAGCGGCCTCTGGGTGCTTTACCAGGAGGGCCATGAAGAAGCCACAGAAACAGCACGAACCTCTGCGGCCCCATCAGAACCCACGAGTTAACATAGGAACCCATCCAGGGCacttataacacacacacacacacacacacacacacacacacacacacacacgccagtCATTCACGAAGCGGCGCACCGCTTATTATCAGCTGAACCGGAGAAGGACCCAGGCGGATGAGGACGGAGAGGTATGGCCCGGCCGGGACTCTTGGCACTAAGCGCGCCTCTTCGCAGAGCATGGAAGAGGAAGGGTGGGCAAAGTATTAAGGATCACAGAGATTGTCGGCTGAACAGCCACTGGGTTGACCAAggcctttaaaatatttgctcCCCTCCCCGGCAAAAGGTCAAACACCTGAAGCTGGGGAGAGCGTGGACTCTCAGAGGCACTCCCGGGAAACAGGCCAGGGTGGAAGAAGTGATGACACCAGCTGAGGCTCCTGGGTAACCTTCACCAGGAGGCAGCAACTGGAGAGAGGGGCGATGGCTCTCTAGGCATCGTGCGCCACTCGGGATGCGAGCCCAGCAAGTGCGGCCGGGGACTGGGAGGAGAGCCCACCCGAGGCAGGGAGCCAAGGGGGACTTGTTTCCCGGCGCGAGGTAGCAACCCCAGGTCGCGCTCTACGTTAGACACTCGCACGCGCCCGCCGCTTCCCCGCCACCCGGCGCTGCTGATCAGGCGTGGAGGCCCCCCACCTTCATTTGTACGGGGACGTCACGGACCGAGAGCGCGGGGACCAAGGGGGCGGGGCCGATTGGCGCGCCTGCGCGCTGCGCCCGGCTGGCGGGAGGGtgggccgcggcggcggcggcggcggaacAGCGGCCACAGAGTCTGCAACAGTAACCGAGCCATGGCTGGAGCTGGCCAGCGGCACGGACAGGCAGCAGCCGCGGAAGGCGCGCGGGCTGCGTCAGGGGAGCCGGGGGCCTCACAATTCTAAGAAGGAGAGGGGCGAGAGGGGGCCAGGGGCGGGAGGGCTGGGGGCACCGCGCTCGCCCAACGGCGCAGATCCTTTttggaaattaatatttaaaaaaaaaaaaaaaggacgcaGAGGGGAAGGTGGGGACAAGAGGGAAGGCGAGACACACTGAGAGGGAGACAGAGCCCCACagtgagaggaaggaaggaaggcaacAGTCACCAGCAGCCGATGTGAAAACCGGACTGCGTGCGCCCTTCGCCGCCTCTGCCCGGCCTCATCGATGTTGTGTCCGCCGCCCGCTCGCCCAGATCACGATGAACGCGCAGCTGACCATGGAGGCAATCGGGGAACTGCACGGGGTGAGCCATGAGCCGGTGCCGGCCCCTGCCGACTTGCTGGGCGGCAGCCCCCACGCGCGAAGCTCGGTGGCGCACCGCGGCAGCCACCTGCCCCCGGCGCACCCGCGCTCCATGGGCATGGCGTCCTTGCTGGACGGCGGCGGCGGGAGCGGcgattaccaccaccaccaccgggCCCCCGAGCACAGCCTGGCCGGCCCCCTGCACCCCACCATGACCATGGCCTGCGAGACTCCCCCAGGTATGAGCATGCCCACCACCTACACCACCTTAACCCCTCTGCAGCCGCTGCCGCCCATCTCCACCGTCTCGGACAAGTTccctcaccatcaccatcaccaccaccaccaccaccacccgcaCCACCACCAGCGCCTGGCTGGCAACGTGAGCGGTAGCTTCACACTCATGCGGGACGAGCGCGGGCTGGCCTCCATGAATAACCTCTATACCCCCTACCACAAGGACGTGGCCGGCATGGGCCAGAGCCTCTCGCCCCTTTCCGGCTCCGGTCTGGGCGGCATCCACAACTCCCAGCAAGGGCTCCCACACTATGCCCACCCGGGTGCCGCCATGCCCACCGACAAAATGCTCACCCCCAACGGCTTCGAAGCCCACCACCCGGCCATGCTCGGTCGTCACGGGGAGCAGCACCTCACGCCCACTTCGGCAGGCATGGTTCCCATCAACGGCCTTCCTCCACACCACCCCCACGCCCACCTGAACGCCCAGGGCCACGGGCAACTCCTGGGCACGGCCCGGGAGCCCAACCCTTCGGTAACCGGTGCGCAGGTCAGCAATGGAAGTAATTCAGGGCAGATGGAAGAGATCAATACCAAAGAGGTGGCGCAGCGTATCACCACCGAGCTCAAGCGCTACAGCATCCCACAGGCCATCTTCGCGCAGAGGGTGCTCTGCCGTTCCCAAGGGACCCTCTCGGACCTGCTACGCAACCCCAAACCCTGGAGCAAACTCAAGTCCGGCCGGGAGACCTTCAGGAGAATGTGGAAGTGGCTGCAGGAGCCGGAGTTCCAGCGTATGTCTGCGCTCCGCTTAGCAGGTGAGCGGCCAAGTTGTTAGGCGCGAGAGCAGATAAGATATTGGGGAAGCTAAAGGGACccaaggaggcagagaaggacaGCCTTCTGTGCACGCTTCATCCCGTCCTTCTTTCACCGAGAGGGGGGTTCCTAGGCCTGGAAGAGCCTGAGCGTGGCTCTCGGGAGCAGACAGCCCCTTCCAGGAGTCAGTGCATTGGGCTATGGAAGGTTACGGGAGCTGAGCGGCGCGGCCTGGGTGATTGCGGGGGCGCATTTGTACTGGGAGACAGCGCAGGAAGCTCGAACAACCATAGGAGGAGAGGAATCCCCACACCTGGATGGATACGATTTGTGCGTCGCTTCTGGGTTTCGCACTCGGGTTTGGGGAGAGAGAGGCGAAACGTGCGTGAAACTGCGCGCAGATGCTGCCAACCAGTATCCTTGGCACATACCTGGGCGCTGCGCTGGAGCGTGCAGGAGCTGCCTGCCAATGTTTATCTGAACTCGCTGCGTTGACTCCCCACTCTGGCGCTCACTCTAGTGGCACAGAGAAGGGCAGGGGTCTGGGGAGTGGGGAGCGCACTCTGGGAGTTCCAGCAAATGGTTAGGGAACCGC comes from the Budorcas taxicolor isolate Tak-1 chromosome 10, Takin1.1, whole genome shotgun sequence genome and includes:
- the ONECUT1 gene encoding hepatocyte nuclear factor 6; translation: MNAQLTMEAIGELHGVSHEPVPAPADLLGGSPHARSSVAHRGSHLPPAHPRSMGMASLLDGGGGSGDYHHHHRAPEHSLAGPLHPTMTMACETPPGMSMPTTYTTLTPLQPLPPISTVSDKFPHHHHHHHHHHHPHHHQRLAGNVSGSFTLMRDERGLASMNNLYTPYHKDVAGMGQSLSPLSGSGLGGIHNSQQGLPHYAHPGAAMPTDKMLTPNGFEAHHPAMLGRHGEQHLTPTSAGMVPINGLPPHHPHAHLNAQGHGQLLGTAREPNPSVTGAQVSNGSNSGQMEEINTKEVAQRITTELKRYSIPQAIFAQRVLCRSQGTLSDLLRNPKPWSKLKSGRETFRRMWKWLQEPEFQRMSALRLAACKRKEQEHGKDRGNTPKKPRLVFTDVQRRTLHAIFKENKRPSKELQITISQQLGLELSTVSNFFMNARRRSLDKWQDEGSSNSGNSSSSSTCTKA